AGTCTCCTGGAACAAATATTTATCTATAATCACACCAATAGATATCCCGTAAACACAAAAATTATTGAAGAAAAAACTTCCCGCCTTGTAGCGGAGATTATTCCACCGGATAAAAGAACAGTCTACTAAATGGTGTTCTATGCCCAAGCAATTATTGCATCCTGTTGTTTCTCGTATCCTTGTTGCACCCTGCGGAATGAATTGTGCTCTCTGTATGGCTCATCAACGCGATGTTCATCATTGCGTCGGATGTAATGGTCCCAACACTCACAAATCTCAATCTTGCATTCACTGCATCATAAAAAACTGTGCGGAGTTGAAAGCTGCCGGAAAAAAATTCTGTTTTTCCTTCTGCGGTCATTTCCCCTGTAAAAGACTTCGCCAGCTCGATAAGCGATATAGAACGAAATACCGCATGAGCATGATCGACAATCTTCGCGCTATTGAAGAGCACGGGATCAACAAATTTCTGGCGAAAGAACGACAACGTTGGAAATGTTCGCACTGCGGTAATCTCATGTCAGTCCATCGACCGAATTGCTTGTTTTGTGGAACATAGTGATTCCATCACTAATAGGCATATTACGGTGTAATTTCCCCTCTAAAAAAGAAGTTCAATAAGTACCTTGCTATTGCCACAACGAAGGGTGAAATTGATACCATACCTAAGAGACCATCTATCACCCCTGGGTCTTTTTCTCACTCAGCGTTGCTTCTTTGAAATTGTTCGGTCCGATCGAAAAGCAATGTTCCGTCATTACCGCACAACACAAGGAGAATCGCACTATGCAAACAACGCCATCTGCCAATATTAAAACTGTTCTCTCAAACGAAGGGGGACAGTGTATTGAACTTCTCCATTACAAGGATGACCCATCCGTCTGGATCATACGAAGTTCAAAAAAACTCTTGGGATATAAGACAAAGACTTCAACAGTATGGTTTGCCAGCGAACAACAGGCGTTAACATTTGCACATAAACAAGCGGATGAAAACCGGTTGAAACGGGCAAACGCGCAATAATTTTTTTTCGCTACGGCAACACAGAGATGTTTATAAAAGGAGATTGCCATGGAAACGAACATTGGATCGACTGATCAAATTATCCGTATTGTGGGACTCATTATGGCCGCACTCTATTATTTCACACATCCACAGGGAGGATTCGCCAGTACTGTTGCCGGTATTCTTGTGATTTATTTCATTATGACCGCATTGACGAAGTACAGCCCAGTGTGGGAAATCTTAGGCATATCAACAGAGAAAAAAGTTCTTCACAAATAGTATAACGGTAATGTATTGATACGGTTTTCCAATTGTGTGACAACTAAATTATTACACAACTTTTACACTTTTTTTCCTCTTGCCTTTTTGGCAATATTCGTTAAACTTTTTACCCTCCTTCAATAAATATTCTATAAAATTTTATGGACTCTATTTCCACCCTCGCTCATAATTTCCTTTCGATGAAATCCATCGCCGTCATCGGAATTTCATCATCAAAACAGACTGTTGCCAACGGCGTCTATAAAAAATTGAAAACGCCAACACGCACGGTGTACGCCGTAGGGAAAAATACAACGTCGTTTGAAAATGAACCGTGTTATCCAAATCTCGGTTCGCTTCCCACGTTGGTGCAGGGAGTGTTCGTCGCGGCAAAGCCGGAAAATACCGAACGTATCGTTGATGAATGTATCGCTCTTCATATCCCGTTCGTTTGGATTCACCATTTTGGAGGAACGACATTTTCTTCCGGTTCAAGCGCTCAGCCGCATGTTGTTAAAAAATGCCGCGATAATGGAATAACGGTAATCCCGGGTGCCTGCCCGATGATGTTTTGCGACGACGCCGATGTCGGGCACAAATGCATCAAATGGTTTTTATCGATCACCGGAAAATTAACATGAGTTGTTGAACATCGGTCTGCACCGTCATTTGTCAGATGTGTTGATGCTTTGACTCAATTCGCAGTCACACAAAATTTTTTTCTCTTGCCTTTCAGGTAATATTCCCCAAACTTATTTTATTCAAAATGATTTTCCAAATCTTCGAGATTTGGAAAATCTGTTCACTATAACTTCATCGTTTTATGGATTCATACAAATTCAACGATCAGAATCGACCTCTCGAACCAGAAAAATTCTACCATATTTATAATCGAGGAAATCAACAGAACGCCATTTTCTTTTCAGAGGAGAACTACCGTTACTTTTTGTCGAAATACACTCAGTATCTCTCCGGATATGTTGATACATATGCTTACTGCTTGATGGAAAATCATTTTCATTTTCTTCTCCGGGTAAAGAGTAAAAAAGACATTTTGGAGTATGCAAAACATGGCTTTCAAAATCTTACAAATTCGAACATTCTCTTGCCGAATAAAATCGTCAGCGAACAATTTCGACGATTCTTTTTGAGTTATGCAAAAGCGATCAACAAACAGAATCAATTAACGGGAAGTTTATTTCAAAAATACTTTCGTCGCAAGCTCATCGACAATGATCTGTATTATACGCGTCTCATATACTACATCCATGCGAATCCTTCGCATCATGGAATTGTCGATGATTTCAAAACGTATCCGTGGAGTTCATTTACACCATTATTAAACGGGCCCGCTTCAATGTTGCAACGACAAGATGTCCTTTCCTTCTTTAATGGTATGGATGGATACCGTGAATTTCACAATCGGAAACTCGATTTTAAAGAAATAGATTATTTACTAATTGAAGATTAAGTACATTATTATCACTACACACTCAGACATTCCAAATCTGAAAGATTTGGAATGTCTTCTTATAAAACATCAAGGAGATACACGATGAAAACGCTGTTGATGATCATCGCCGTACTGCTGGTGACGACGGTTTGGAACGGTCCTCTATTCGCACAGGATAAGATTCTTCCCTACCCGATCCACCAGAAACAATTGGCGAACGGATTGAACGTTGTTACAGTACAGTTTGATAGTCCCGGGTTAGCGTCATTTTTTATTGTTGTGCGAGTCGGTTCGCGCAATGAAGTAGAAGAAGGCGTGACCGGATTTGCACACTTTTTTGAACATATGATGTTCCGTGGAACGGATAAATTCCCCCGCGATAAATATAACGAAGTGCTGAAATCAGTCGGTGCAGGAGCAAACGCCAATACCTGGTTCGATCGCACCATCTATCATATGACCGGCGACGCGACCAAATTACAGACTATGTTCGAGATCGAAGCCGATCGCTTTATGAATCTGAATTACACTGAGCATGATTTTAAGACCGAGGCCGGCGCCGTAAAAGGTGAATACACAAAAAATAATGCCAGTCCATACGCTCAATTGGAAGAAAACCTTCTCAACACCGCGTTCGATAAGCACACCTATAAGCATACAACGATGGGTTTTTTGAAGGACATCATCGATATGCCGAATCAATATAAATATTCTCTCGAGTTTTTTAACCGTTACTATCGTCCTGAATTTGCGACAATTGTTGTTGTGGGCGACGCTAAGCCGGAACAAGTGAACGCTCTTGCTGAGCAATATTTTGGAATGTGGAAACATGGAACATACGTCTCCGTTGTTGCTCCGGAACCGCTACAAGACACCGCACGGTATACACATCTGCAGAACGGATCAATTCCTCCATATCTCAGCCTGAACTTCAAAACCCCGGCATACAGCGATGTCGATATCAGCGTTCCTGCAATCGATGTGTTGAATGCGATTCTTTTCGCCGAAACATCGCCATTGTATAAAAAATTAGTGTTGGAAGAACAGAAAGTCCGCAACCTGAGCGGCGATATGCTGTTCACTCGCGATCCATATCTTTCTTCCATCGAAGCATCCCTCATTAAAAAAGAGGATATGCAGTATGTGAAAGATGAAATTATGAAAGCGATCGAAGATTTTAAGAAAAACGGTACAAGCGAGAAAAATCTTGCCGACACGAAATCGCGAATGAAATATAACTTCGCAATGTCTATCGATAATCCTTCAACTATTGCCAATTCACTCAGCACATATATCACGCTCATTGGCGATCCGGAATCGCTAAACCGGCTCTATACACTATATGAAAAAGTGACGGTGGATGATTTGAAAGCTACCGCTGCAAAATATTATGTTCCATCGGGACTGACTGTTGCAACAATCTCAGCCGATACGCAAGGAGGTGTGAAATAATGAAAACACTTATTCTAACAATACTCTTTGCAGCATCGATCTTTGCACAACAACTGGTGGAGATTAAACAGCCAACTTCTAATAAAGTGGTTATTAAATTACGATTTGCCAATGGTTCCATTTCCGATCCGAAAGGGAAAGAAGGACTCACTGCTGCAACTGCAAATTTGATTACACAAGGCGGAACAAAAGAAATGACCTTCAGTGAAATCCAGGATAAAATTTATCCGTGGGCTGCAGGGTATTATGCACAAGTGGATAAAGAAGTAACAACATTCACGTTTGCCGTACATGTCGATTTTCTGGATCAGTTTTATCCTATCATTAAAGGATTAATACTAACGCCTTCATTTGCTGAGACAGATTTTCAACGCGTGATGAAAAATCAGCAAAACTATGTTGACCAGGTCATTCGCGCTTCGTCCGATGAAGAGTACAGCAAAAAAAGCACTGGAAGATCTTCTCTTCCGGGGAACGAATTATCAACACAAAGTGCAGGGAACATCAACAAGCGTAAAAGCAATCACACTTGACGATATCAAACAGCATTTTGCCAATGTCTTCACAAAAAATAATCTCACCATCGGCATTGTGGGAAATTATTCGGATGCATTCCTGAAACAATTAACATCCGATATGACGCTTCTTTCCGAGAAAAAATTTGCTGCGCCGAAATCAGCGAAAGCAAATATCCCGGAAGGTGTGCAGGTCGAAATTATCGCAAAGGATAATGCGTTTGGCTCGGCAATTTTCACCGGAACACCTCTTGCCATTACACGTTCCAGTAAAGATTTTGCCGCATTGATGGTGGCAAATTCGTATCTCGGCGAGCATCGTAAATCATACGGGCAATTGTATCAAAAACTCCGTGAAACCCGTTCCATGAACTATGGGGACTATTCCTACATTGAATGGTATAACAATGGAGGCGGCTACATGCTTCCTCCGTCCGGTGTACCGCGCAGCTCAAATTACTTCGCGCTTTGGATTCGTCCCGTGCAAATCGCAAAACAATTGAAGATGCAGTACAAAGAACTTGCCGATATAAAGGTCGGCCATGCTCATTTTGCCCTGCGATTAGCAGTCCGCGAAGTGGACAACATCATCCGCAATGGATTATCCAAAGAAGATTTTGAAGCAACGCGGACATTCCTTCGAAGTTATATCAAGTTGTATGTTCAGACACCGAACGAACAACTCGGATATTTGATGGATTCCAAATTCTACGGACGAAAGAATTTCATTTCCGAAGTGGATAAGGAACTGGCAAAACTCACCGCGAAAGATGTGAATGGCGCCGTCAAAAAATATTGGCGGACAAATAACATGTTTGTCACCATCGTTACCGATAAGAGTGAAGCGGAAGCATTGGCGAAAAGTTTAAAGGAGAACACTCCGTCACCGATGACATATTCCGAAGCGGTGAAAGCCGGACTTCCCAAAGAAGTTCTTGCCGAAGACGATGCTGTCGCAACATATAAGCTCAATGTAAAGAATGTGACAATCGTTGATTCGAAAGATACATTCAAATAGTTCTCTCTGTTGACCGTCACCTTAACGGTGACGGTCAACGTTATATAGTAAGCGCTTCAAAACCAAAAAGGGGTTCGGATGTTCAATCCGGATCCCTTTTTTTTTCATTTCAATTGAGAATCAACTGATGAACAACTCTATTAACCCAATCATTTCATAGCTGTATATATAGTTAGAGAAATCATATCAACAATATCATAAAGGAGTGTAATGTTCCCAAAAAAGTATATTTTGTGTAACTCCTATAAAAAGTGTATTTTATATAAGTATAACTACAAGAGGTACAATGAACACGCAACAATCCTTACATACATTCCATGTTCCTGTCATGGGAATCGGATTTACCATTGACACACCGATTAAAGTGGCACACTACGGAATATCATCTGTCATGTCTCTTGTGGATGATATCCTCGTTGAAAAAATGAGGGAATTTTATTGCAAGAAATTGGAACTTCCGTTCTCTCCGATCACCGAAAAGAACAGCACCGATCATCGTGCCGAACGCATCACCGCGTATTTAAACATGGTGGATCAAGTCGTTCAAACCAAGTTTGCCGAAGTCAAACGTTCCATCTATGAAACCGGCGAAGAAGTGCAAAAGTACATCGATATGCTCCCCGATTTTTCCGCGGTGAAGAAACAGTTCCAGGAAATGATTGCAAACAATACCGTGCGCGAGGATATTGCAGCCTGGATCGACAAACAACTTCATCCCGGAAGCATCGATGTGAATATCATGACGAAGCTGGATAAAGATAATTACCGTGATGATGTAAAATTATCGCATGAATATAATGATGCTCATGCTGCCCTTCGCGGTTACGCTCAAAGCACCTTGCGTTCCTGTATCGTTTTTTCCGCCGGTATGAATCCACGATTGTACAGTTACATTGAAAAATTCGAAGACTTTTATCCCGATGAAAATGGTGAAATCAAAAAGAAAATCATTCTGAAAGTAAGCGACTACCGCTCTGCCATCATCCAGGGAAAATTCCTTGCGAAAAAAGGATTGTGGGTTTCGGAATATCGTATTGAATCCGGCTTAAACTGCGGCGGCCATGCTTTTGCAACCGACGGATATCTGATGGGACCGATTTTGGAAGAGTTCAAAAAAAATCGTCAGGAATTGATCCAAACGACACATGGCATTGTGACGGAAGCGTTAAAGAACAAAAATCGTCCCGTTCCCCTTTCTCCTCTGCCAATCAAGATCACTGCGCAAGGTGGAGTTGGAACAGCGGCAGAACATAATTTTTTACTCGAATATTACGGACTTGATTCCATCGGATGGGGCTCACCGTTCTTATTATGCTCCGAAGTGACAAACGTTGATGATCATACGCGCGAACTTCTTTGCAAAGCAAAAGAAGAGGATTTGTACCTTAGCAATATTTCTCCGCTCGGAGTTCCGTTTAATAGTCTACGCGGCAACACCAAGGATATGGAAAAACAGGAGTTGATTGACAAAGGACGTCCGGGAAGTTCCTGCCCGAAGAAATATATTCAGCTGAATACAGAGTTCGGTGAACGTGCTATCTGCCGCGCATCAAGACAGTATCAAAATCTTCGAATCAACCTTCTTGATGAAAAGGGATTGAGTGAAGAAGATCGGCTGAAGGAATTCGATGCGATTACCGATAAATCGTGCATCTGTGTCGGACTAGGCACGTCGGCATTGATTGTCAACAATTTAAGCACGCGGACAGAAGGTCCGGGTGTTTCCGTCTGTCCGGGACCGAACATTGCGTACTTTGAAAAAGTGGTTTCGCTGCGAACAATGATTGATCACATCTATGGAAGAACATCCATCGTCAACGAAGCGAACCGTCCGAATCTATTTGTGAAAGAATTGCAGTTGTATGTGGATTATTTGAAGAATATGATGGATGAAACACCGAAACCATTCACTGAAAAACAAATGAAGTATTATCAACTCTTCCAGCAAAATCTTGATGAGGGGATCATATACTACAAACAACTCTATGCCGATTTTGAATCGAAAGTAGCAGTTTTAAAGAATGATGTGATGTCAGAGCTTGAACAGATTCGTCACGAACTGCATGAGCCGGTAATGGCAAATGTGTAAATACCATTCTCAAGAGTAAAACAAAAAGCCGCGATCATTTCGCGGCTTTTCTATTTTTATCTCTGTAGCGTCCTAAAACAGGTAGACACAAAAGGAGCGCTTCGTTAATTCGGTTTCATTGTGTTATAATCCAGTTCTGTTCCCCATAAGCTGTGTGGTATCAAAAAAACTATCAGCGTTATTATTGCAGCACCCAGCACCCATCGTTTTGGATTTGTTGACTTCTGTACAGCAATGGAAGCACCCAGCCACGCAAGGAATGCGATCAATGTTTTATTATCGGTAATATCAGTTCCAAACGGAAAACCTGTCCACCATTCGTTAAATGCGTATTTCAATACCAATGGACCGAGAATCATTCCGCCGATCGTTAGCACGATAAATGTTGCGTACGTGATTGTTTTAAATGAAGGCTCTTTTGCAAAGAATTCCAATCCTGCCCTCGCTGAAAGAAGCATTCCAATAAACATTGCAGCAATATGAAGAATCAATACCGGCGCAGGAACGTCTCCACGAAAACGGATCACTGTTGAAGCAGAAAATGTTTGCTTACCGTCCGTCAGAAAGACGGTATACTGAAGTTTTCCTGCTGGCGGTTGTTGAGGAAGAGCGGCAGAAAGAATGCCTTCCTTCATAACCATCGGGATGGATGCAGGCGCGTCATTCGTATTATATCGTTTCCACTCCACTTTTCCGGTGATGTTGGCATTATTTGATCGGACGGTAACAGGATGGTCGCTCTCACCGCCATGGGTTCGCTCTAAAACAACTTCAATCGCTTTTCCATCCAGCAAGGTAACGTATTGTTTTGGGTATGAGGGACCGGTCATTCGTTGATAAACAGCTGATCCCAGCGTAATCATTAAGGCAAGTATCCAAAGATGGTATGTTCGTTTCATAAAGATAATAGTAATGTTGTGAAATATGACTCTTGATGAATGGTAATTGTGCAAAGTGTATGCCGAAAGAATATGCAAAATCCTATAGGAAAAGCAGATAACAAATTCTTATTTGTGAAATTTTCAGCCGAAGATTTTCAATTGTGAAAGAATTTCGTACTGAGAAAGGCGGGGATACTTAACAGTAAACCACAAAAGCACATAGATCACGTAGCATACTATTTTTTATTACCGACAACCACATTCCATGGACGGATCTCATATTTTTTTACTATACCGTTTTTGTAATATGGATCGTTCTTGACGAATGCTTCGATCGTATCCGGACTCTTCACGGTAAACACGAGAACGGATCGATCAGCAGGATCGGTAAATACACCGCCAAATGCAAGATCTCCTCTTGCAGATGCTTCATTCGCAAGACGAAGATGTTCTTCACGCAACGGTGTTCTTCGCACAACATAATCATCCACAACATAGTAGATCAAGACGTAATAGTTCATCGGCTCTTCTCCAATGCTTGTTCAATGTCTGCGATAACATCATCAATATGTTCCAATCCAACGGAGACGCGGATCAGTCCCGGCAATATTCCGACTGCCGCTCGTTCTGCGTCGGACAGTTTCGAGTGCGTGGTGGATGCAGGATGTGTTGCGATGGATCTTGAATCACCAAGATTTGCTGTGTGAGAAATCATTTGTAATGAATTCAAAAATTTTCTGCCCCTATCTATTCCGCCTTTTACAACAAAAGTAACGAGTCCGCCGCCGAGTTTCATTTGTTTCTTCGCAAGTTGAAATTGCGGATGAGAAGGAAGGAAAGGGTATTTTACTTTTTCTATTTCCGGATGCTGCTCCAGTCGCTGTGCAAGTGCCATTGCATTTTCACAATGACGATCCATTCGTACGGATAATGTTTCCAAACTTTTTGAAAGGATCCACGCGTTAAACGGGGATAATGACGGTCCGCTATGCCGTGCAAAGAAACGGACATCTTTAATCAATTCTTTTTTTCCCACAATAATTCCACCGATTGTTCTTCCTTGACCGTCAAGAAACTTTGTTCCGGAGTGAATGACAATATCCGCACCAAATGCTATCGGTTGTTGCAGATATGGCGTGCAGAAACAGTTATCGACATTTAGCAGTATGTTATGTTTTTTCGCAAGTGTTCCAATCCAAGCAAGATCAATAATATCAAGCGCAGGGTTGGATGGTGTTTCGATAAAGATCATTTTTGTATTTTTTTGAATGAGTCCTTCCCATGTTTCCGGCTTATCAACATCCGCATAGGAGTGGGTGATTCCCCATTTCGGCAGGATCATTGTTAGAATCTGATGTGTTGAACCGAACACAGAACGTGAGACAAGAAGATGATCTCCAGATTTCAACAACGCTGCTAAGCTGGTAAAAACAGCGGACATCCCGGACGCCGTGGCGATACCATCTTCCGCCCCTTCCAGCAAGCACATCTTTTCAATAAACTCGGTGTTGTTGGGATTGGAGAATCGGGTGTAAATATTTCCCGGGATTTCATCGGCAAACAGTGCGCGTGCCTGTTCAGCATCGTCGAAGACAAAACTGGATGTCATATAGAGCGGAACAGAATGTTCACGCATTTGGCTTCGCGGCGCTTGTGTGCGGATCGCATTGGTTTCAAATTTTTTCGATTTTGCCATGACTTTTTCCTACGAAATTATAAACGCAACTGTCTCTATAATAGAAGGTTTTTAACGATGTCTAAGTATTGTACTATAAAAATAATATACCAAATTTGGGAATTTGTTTTCGATAAAATCTTTGTTACTTTCTTCATACTTATATGAACAATAACTCAAACAAATATTTTATTGCTGTAGCCGGAAACATCGGTGCAGGTAAATCGTCGCTGACACGAATGCTCGGCGAACGATTCAACTGGAAACCATATTTCGAATCGGTGGAAGACAATCCATATCTTTCTGATTTCTACGGGGATATGAACCGCTGGTCATTTCACCTGCAAATGTATTTTTTAGCGAACAGGTTTAAAAGCCACAAAGAGATCGTCGAATCACACAAATCGGTGATTCAGGACCGGTCAATTTACGAGGATGCAGAAATCTTTGCCAAAAACCTTCATATGATTGGAAAAATGGATAAGCGGGATTACGAAAACTATGTTTCCCTTTTCCATGTGATGATGGAATATCTGAGACCGCCAGATCTGCTCATCTATCTTCGCTCCACAGTGGATACACTTGTTTCGCAGATTAAAATGCGCGGACGTGAATATGAACAGAGCATTCCAAGAGAATATCTGGAACAGTTGAACAGTCATTACGAGGAATGGATTGGATATTACAAGATCGGTCCGCTGCTCGTTATCGAAAGTGATCCGCTTGATTTCGTCCATCGCCCTTCAGATTTCGAGTTCATCGTGAATGAAGTGAAGAATGCGTTACCACAATTGCAGCTATTCGAAAA
The Bacteroidota bacterium DNA segment above includes these coding regions:
- a CDS encoding DUF2892 domain-containing protein, yielding METNIGSTDQIIRIVGLIMAALYYFTHPQGGFASTVAGILVIYFIMTALTKYSPVWEILGISTEKKVLHK
- a CDS encoding CoA-binding protein — translated: MDSISTLAHNFLSMKSIAVIGISSSKQTVANGVYKKLKTPTRTVYAVGKNTTSFENEPCYPNLGSLPTLVQGVFVAAKPENTERIVDECIALHIPFVWIHHFGGTTFSSGSSAQPHVVKKCRDNGITVIPGACPMMFCDDADVGHKCIKWFLSITGKLT
- a CDS encoding pitrilysin family protein — translated: MKTLLMIIAVLLVTTVWNGPLFAQDKILPYPIHQKQLANGLNVVTVQFDSPGLASFFIVVRVGSRNEVEEGVTGFAHFFEHMMFRGTDKFPRDKYNEVLKSVGAGANANTWFDRTIYHMTGDATKLQTMFEIEADRFMNLNYTEHDFKTEAGAVKGEYTKNNASPYAQLEENLLNTAFDKHTYKHTTMGFLKDIIDMPNQYKYSLEFFNRYYRPEFATIVVVGDAKPEQVNALAEQYFGMWKHGTYVSVVAPEPLQDTARYTHLQNGSIPPYLSLNFKTPAYSDVDISVPAIDVLNAILFAETSPLYKKLVLEEQKVRNLSGDMLFTRDPYLSSIEASLIKKEDMQYVKDEIMKAIEDFKKNGTSEKNLADTKSRMKYNFAMSIDNPSTIANSLSTYITLIGDPESLNRLYTLYEKVTVDDLKATAAKYYVPSGLTVATISADTQGGVK
- a CDS encoding insulinase family protein — translated: MKTLILTILFAASIFAQQLVEIKQPTSNKVVIKLRFANGSISDPKGKEGLTAATANLITQGGTKEMTFSEIQDKIYPWAAGYYAQVDKEVTTFTFAVHVDFLDQFYPIIKGLILTPSFAETDFQRVMKNQQNYVDQVIRASSDEEYSKKSTGRSSLPGNELSTQSAGNINKRKSNHT
- a CDS encoding insulinase family protein — its product is MKSTAKKALEDLLFRGTNYQHKVQGTSTSVKAITLDDIKQHFANVFTKNNLTIGIVGNYSDAFLKQLTSDMTLLSEKKFAAPKSAKANIPEGVQVEIIAKDNAFGSAIFTGTPLAITRSSKDFAALMVANSYLGEHRKSYGQLYQKLRETRSMNYGDYSYIEWYNNGGGYMLPPSGVPRSSNYFALWIRPVQIAKQLKMQYKELADIKVGHAHFALRLAVREVDNIIRNGLSKEDFEATRTFLRSYIKLYVQTPNEQLGYLMDSKFYGRKNFISEVDKELAKLTAKDVNGAVKKYWRTNNMFVTIVTDKSEAEALAKSLKENTPSPMTYSEAVKAGLPKEVLAEDDAVATYKLNVKNVTIVDSKDTFK
- a CDS encoding YciI-like protein; its protein translation is MNYYVLIYYVVDDYVVRRTPLREEHLRLANEASARGDLAFGGVFTDPADRSVLVFTVKSPDTIEAFVKNDPYYKNGIVKKYEIRPWNVVVGNKK
- a CDS encoding aminotransferase class I/II-fold pyridoxal phosphate-dependent enzyme, whose protein sequence is MAKSKKFETNAIRTQAPRSQMREHSVPLYMTSSFVFDDAEQARALFADEIPGNIYTRFSNPNNTEFIEKMCLLEGAEDGIATASGMSAVFTSLAALLKSGDHLLVSRSVFGSTHQILTMILPKWGITHSYADVDKPETWEGLIQKNTKMIFIETPSNPALDIIDLAWIGTLAKKHNILLNVDNCFCTPYLQQPIAFGADIVIHSGTKFLDGQGRTIGGIIVGKKELIKDVRFFARHSGPSLSPFNAWILSKSLETLSVRMDRHCENAMALAQRLEQHPEIEKVKYPFLPSHPQFQLAKKQMKLGGGLVTFVVKGGIDRGRKFLNSLQMISHTANLGDSRSIATHPASTTHSKLSDAERAAVGILPGLIRVSVGLEHIDDVIADIEQALEKSR
- a CDS encoding deoxynucleoside kinase; translation: MNNNSNKYFIAVAGNIGAGKSSLTRMLGERFNWKPYFESVEDNPYLSDFYGDMNRWSFHLQMYFLANRFKSHKEIVESHKSVIQDRSIYEDAEIFAKNLHMIGKMDKRDYENYVSLFHVMMEYLRPPDLLIYLRSTVDTLVSQIKMRGREYEQSIPREYLEQLNSHYEEWIGYYKIGPLLVIESDPLDFVHRPSDFEFIVNEVKNALPQLQLFEN